From the Salminus brasiliensis chromosome 15, fSalBra1.hap2, whole genome shotgun sequence genome, the window CTGTTGGAATTTGTAGCTACAGTGCAAGGAGCACAGTACGTTCAACGCTCTGCGCCTGTAGAAAAGTCATTGTGTAGATTGTGATGGAGGGAAAGGTGAGGTCCTGTCTTTACGTGGGTTTCAGTTGAATAGTTGACTGACTCTAGGTTCCTTTAGCGGAGCAAGAAAACACCACAGTGTAAGGTACAAAATTTTTTATTTGTCCACTGTTTTGTAAACATttgaggtaaatgaacatttacATCAACTTGTTCTTGTACACAGTTTTACACAAGGCACTTTTTGACAGCAATGCAGTGGGCTACTCGTGTCAGGTTTGCTTGTATTTCTTCACTGGCCAGAAAACAAAGCCCAAAAAAACGAATGGTTCTGTGCATGATTTCAAATCTGAAATGTCTAAGTATCTTTTGTAAAATCTTGCTGAGAGTTTAGTTAAGTCTAATTAGCATTTTAATAGATGAAGAACTGAGAGAGCGCTCTGACAAATCTGAAAAATCAATGAAATCATGTTGGCGTTTTGACTGTAAGTGGGTGGAAGCTGCTTAATACTAAGCAGGGAGTTATTGAATTATTGCCCTgacaatgttttttattatcaaagtatgatgttttggctttttgtttttttggcccCCTTTTATTCAATCTAATTTTGATCATCAAAAGTGGCTTTTCGGCCTAAATGTGCAAAATTCAATCATTTTATCAAAACAATTAAATACTAATAGTTAGATTCagttaattttaaaaaaacgtATTCTCCCGATTTCATCCAgctactcttaaaaataaaggtgctgcaaatggttctttgagggatgccatagaagaactgcttttggttccataaagaaccatgtttatcaTGAgatgagatgtgagtgtgaaaacTTTTGGATGGAAACAATAGTGGTTCTTCTgaggcatcgctcaaagaagcttttgtagcacctttattttgtatatgtgtatatgagtgtatatAGAAGATGATTTAATGAGCATCTTATCAAGTAAACAAACTCTGTTAAAGGGTATCCCTAATAATAAAGCATAATTCAGATGTGTTGAAGTCCCATAATATTTAGGATCCAGATAATCCTAATATATATTATGCATACAATAATTCAGAACAGTCAGAATtagagaaaataataaataaatcgtttctatgtttttctttttttgccatgtttaataaatatatatataatttaatttaaaataagaaTTGCACTTTACCACAAGGACAGACTTCCTATCCTGGAGTCTGTCGGTTATATTTCCGTTATATATAAGGATAGTAAACTTTTAAAAATCCACCAAAGTTCAATTTCTCTGCTAAAAGCATGTAAAGAAGTAGTCTCTTTACTTTCAAGGTTAATATGTAGGTCTTACAGATGGGTTTAAGCATGACTCTAGCCACTAGCTAGTTTAGAAGCACATAGGACAGCCTGAATTGTAGCACAGCAACATCATGAAAACCATATCTCAGCAAAACTCACAGTCACAGCCCTGGTGTCAGCTCCTAAGCCCCACACCTAAAGATTGCACTTAACGGATGAGAGGGAAGAGCATCAGTACCTTGCGAGGTGTATCTATGGACCGCTTCACCCATTCCCGAGTGAGCCAAATCCCAACGCAGCCAAATGCCAACAGACCACCCATGAGCGAGCTGGTGTTCAACGGGACCAAAAATCATCACGTAATAAGCTTATAAACCACCTCCCGAATGTACCAACAACAAAACGGCTGAAGGGAGGTCAGCGAGGAAGATGATTTTGTGGATCGAGCCATTTTCCGTGTAAAAACTGGCCGGAATTCGTGGTCACAGGGAAATTGACattactcttttttttgttcttctcAATATTCTGAGATTGATTTGCTTATACTACAATGACAAAAGTCATCACTGCCTCACTATGTCAATCTCGCCTCGCAAAACCTTTTCTAACTAGTCACTCTATCTAGTAATAGTACTATAGCTTTAGCTCTGTGACCGCTACATGCACACATGAGCCTCTATTTACAGGAGAAATCTTGAGTATTATTTCTGCTTACAAGAAAGACCTCTATGCTGCTATCACACTGCAACCACTTGTATTCATAGTTATTCATATcatttgatttatatatatatgtatatatgtacacatattGCTTAGTTAtgatatttatatctatttaccCCTGATGAAACTGCAATAATAGCAAATACTGCATGTTCTTAAGGACAATCATTACATGACTCCAGCATATCAGGCACACACTTCCCAATAAATAAGCCTCATTTTGGGATCAGTCAGCTACTAGCCTGCATATTCTGCATGCTCAGCTGGACttcatttgttcagttcatcTGTTAACAGGGAATTATGCCCTTCATTGGTCTTCGCGAATTTACAAAGGGTCAAATATAGGCCTTAAGAGATGGACAGACGTTGAGTAAAAGTGTGGCGACACTCGACACACCAAGGCACAGAATTCTTACAAGAAACGAAAGTGCATATATCTGCCAAACTTTGGAGGAAAATTAATATTTACCATCCTAAAACCTTTCCCCCATTTATTTGAACCAGGGCCAGCTTGCTTCTCCCTTATCATACTCATCATAAACATGTGGGTGTCCCACGTCGCAAGCGGTTTTCACACCAATCGCAGTGCTCAGGTGAACGATTCATAACAGGACAGGACTTGACAACTGCAGCACCCTCCCTTAATGTCCTGAATGTTGTCTTGTATTACCAGAGGCGGTGATGTAAGAGAAAAGAAGGGGTTGACTAGACTGCCAAGTCGTCAGGTCTAGCCCTGATGCTGCTGATTTTGCTGGCTCTGCTCAAGCGACAAATATCTGTCATCGTGACAGGCGGCTGATGCAACTCCACCGTGGTGGTCGTCAAGCCAGGGCCTATGTCTGGTTCACTTTTCCCATCACGGAGAAAATCAGCAGTGCAGATGGAGGAAGGGTGAAGCGATTCTTTGCTCTCCATCTGATTGCTTAAGGAGGAGCAGGATGACGAGGACACGGGCTTCATTTCGTTTTTCTGCAACTCAGCCATCTTGTTAGCCCAGTTCTGCTCCATTGCCCGATGgtagttgttgctgttgttgttgcagcTGCTATTATACAGGGTGGATTGAGGAGCCTCGGTAGGTGGAGCAGCTTTGTACTCTGCTTCGGCGGTGGGCACGAGCACTAAAGTTGTTGAGGGCTGGATTGCATTGCTTCCCAAAATGGCCATGTCTGTGTAGTTGGGAGGTTGGTTGAGGACAGGTGGAGGTGAGCTGACCACAGGGAGGATCGTGACGTCATCCATCCTCCCGGCTTCATTCGAGTTGTAGGGTAGAGATTCATGCTCTGGCACAAACTTGTTGGTCACACCCTGCTTGACTTTCTTCCATCCCAGGTGATAGATTTCTAAAAGGTTCAGCACAAGAGACACACAAGCCACCACAagcataaatataataaagatGGTCTTTTCTGTGGGCCTGGAGATAAAGCAGTCCACTGTGTTGGGGCAGGGCCATCTGGCACATTTGTAAAGGGGCCTAAGTTGGAACCCATACAGGAAATACTGGCCCAAGATGAAGCCCACTTCAAAGAGAGTCTTGAAAATGATATTGAAAATGTAGGTGCGCAGAAGAGCACCTCGGATCCGGATTTTGCCGTGCTCATCTCGTATGGGAGGCTTTTCCTTTTTCCCACTGCCACCACCTCCGTCCCCCGCTCCTCCCGCACCGCCGTTCCTGTAGAGGTCTTTCTCTTCCTGGAACCTGCTGGCCTTGTGCagttcttcctctttctctttgcGTTTTTCCTCCATCCGGACAATGTGAAGCACATGGCCCAGGTAAATGAGAGTAGGCGTGGACACAAAGATGATCTGTAGCACCCAGAAGCGAATGTGGGAGATTGGGAAGGCCTCATCGTAGCAGACGTTCTCACAACCGGGCTGCTGCGTGTTGCATGTGAAGTCAGACTGCTCGTCTCCCCACACTTCCTCTGCGGCGGCACCCAAAACCAGGATCCTGAAGATGAAGAGGACTGTCAACCAGACCTTCCCAATGACCGTTGAGTGTTCCTGTGCGTTTTCCAACAGCCTCCCCAGAAAGCTCCAGTCACCCATGCTTTACGTTTTCTAGCCTAAGGAAAAATACAGTCCGAGGTGAATCAGAGGGAAAAGACTGAAAGTGTGATGAGATGATAAAACGTACACTTCTATGGTTTCCTCAGCGTTTCTCCCCTGCGTCTCCCCTGCGTCTCCCCTCACTTCATTAACCAGACTAGCATTTCTCACTGTTGAtcaatcaggtgtgctggagaTTCCGATAAATACTTGAGAAATGTCACAGAATATGACAGATCACACAAATATGACACTTTATATTGCACCAAGCTCGATTTGCCCTGTACAGTGTTAGCCATAAGCTGCAAGATGTCACATGCTAATGAGATGAGGCCTCAACAGCTCACAGTTCCTGGAATCACACTGTCTATGCTTGCCACCATTGCCACTATCAATGATCTGTGCCTCCGCACACTGTGCCGATATGCCAGACTACTGATCAAGCTAACGTGTAGGTGTTTATAGAACTGTCGAGTGGCtctaaaatataacaaattcaTGGCAAGTTCATGAACACATTAATCCTAGGGCTAAAGTCTAGGGCTCTGCATAAAATTGATCTGGACACGTTTCAACTGTGTTACTGTAGATGACTGCTCGATCAACTCATCAGGgtttttgggccccatgaaaagatattttaCTGGATCTCCCAACTCCAAAATGCTCAAGTAATAAATTTTGTAGGGCCCTTGTCAATCAAAGGCCCTTAGAATCACCCTAATGAAGCCCCTCTCCCGCCCATACGGCACCCCTGCCTTCACAACAAGGGGAAGCTGACTGCTGTTCGTACATCGTTGCATTAGACTGAACTTTAATCAACCCTCTATTCAGTTCAGCACAAGCAGAAGAGACAGACACAATACAATTCAGGTTTCTGCTACTCAGAACTGCACGCGTATCCCGTTGATTATGTGGGCTTGCTCTCTGACTGTTAGTGCACACTGAAGTCGTGATGTCGTATTGTGCTCTGCAATGCGAATATACACTGCCTACACTATATACTCTCAATACCCAGCCACGGGGTTAATATAGCTAAATGCAGTTACTGCTCTAAACTGTCTATAGGTGCAGTTACAGTATGGTATGTAGGACTGTCCCAGCCTCTACTAGAATTCTGAATACTATGttgtatataaatatgtgaAGCAAATGAATAATATCTTTAAAACCATTTAATCTACACACACTTTTGAGGTAAAACTGATATTTGTATTTGGTAAATATTGGGCAGTCTGTACATTCACATTGTAATGTCTGGAAATGTGAATGACAGAGGTTTAGAGTAGATCCAGCCTTTGGGAATGCTGGTCTCATCAGAAAATGAAGTGCTGATGAGGGGAAATTTAGATTTCAGCATATAGAGGCATCAGGACTAGAGAAAACGTGCAGTAAAATTGACTCAaatttattgaattaaatgaAACATTTCTATGATGATGTAACTGAAAAGAATACCggtaaaaatacagaaaatgagTAATACTATTTGACTGTTTTAATGCACACTACTAAATATTCCGAGTAAAAGTAATTGGCCTTGTTTTCTCAATGTATTAGAAGTAAGTGCAATAAACAGACAGTTATACTGCAGTTGGAAATGATTTTAGACCCGGTGAGGTATAAACTGTGTGCTCAATTCAGGATTAGATTAATAAGCCTATTACACTGAACGAACAAAGAATTACATGTTTACTCTTTTGAAGTTTTGACGCGATGACAAACTGTCTGTCAATCCGACAATAGAGAAGGTGCCAGATTTTCTTTGTGCCTGCTGGCACAATCTATTGACGCATCACTGCCATTGTTGCTGGCTTATTGTCTGAGTTGCGTGCCACACGGAACGGCTTATCAACACTGGCAGGCAAATAACTTAACCAAAAGTTGTCTAAAGCCCCAGACGTTTA encodes:
- the LOC140536286 gene encoding gap junction alpha-3 protein-like, translated to MGDWSFLGRLLENAQEHSTVIGKVWLTVLFIFRILVLGAAAEEVWGDEQSDFTCNTQQPGCENVCYDEAFPISHIRFWVLQIIFVSTPTLIYLGHVLHIVRMEEKRKEKEEELHKASRFQEEKDLYRNGGAGGAGDGGGGSGKKEKPPIRDEHGKIRIRGALLRTYIFNIIFKTLFEVGFILGQYFLYGFQLRPLYKCARWPCPNTVDCFISRPTEKTIFIIFMLVVACVSLVLNLLEIYHLGWKKVKQGVTNKFVPEHESLPYNSNEAGRMDDVTILPVVSSPPPVLNQPPNYTDMAILGSNAIQPSTTLVLVPTAEAEYKAAPPTEAPQSTLYNSSCNNNSNNYHRAMEQNWANKMAELQKNEMKPVSSSSCSSLSNQMESKESLHPSSICTADFLRDGKSEPDIGPGLTTTTVELHQPPVTMTDICRLSRASKISSIRARPDDLAV